Proteins from one Caulobacter sp. 73W genomic window:
- a CDS encoding DUF72 domain-containing protein: MTDLRIGCSGWTYDDWKGPFYPDDLRLKDRLAFYATQFDACEINGSFYRLPTEKAVKAWAEGAPDGFCFAWKVSRYISHNKKLKECEDSVKLVFGVMSNLGDRQGPALVQLPPMLKRDDERLKRFLGWLPKTPRVTVEFRHPTWYEPAVLKILEDHGAAFCISDHHDAPSPWEATSDLVYVRMHGPGGHYHGRYPRAELETLAERVRGWRRGRRDVHVYFDNDQKSAAPQDAKVLKKLTEPA, translated from the coding sequence ATGACCGACCTTCGCATCGGCTGTTCCGGCTGGACCTATGACGACTGGAAGGGGCCGTTCTATCCGGACGACCTGCGGCTGAAGGACCGGCTGGCCTTCTACGCCACGCAGTTCGACGCCTGCGAGATCAACGGCAGCTTCTATCGCCTGCCGACCGAGAAGGCCGTGAAGGCCTGGGCGGAGGGCGCGCCGGACGGCTTCTGCTTCGCCTGGAAGGTCTCGCGCTACATCAGCCACAACAAGAAGCTGAAGGAGTGCGAGGATTCGGTGAAGCTGGTGTTCGGGGTGATGAGCAACCTTGGCGACCGGCAGGGTCCGGCCCTGGTGCAGCTGCCGCCGATGCTGAAGCGGGACGATGAGCGGCTGAAGCGGTTCCTGGGCTGGCTGCCGAAGACCCCGCGCGTCACGGTCGAGTTTCGGCATCCGACCTGGTACGAGCCGGCGGTGCTGAAGATCCTGGAGGATCATGGCGCCGCCTTCTGCATCAGCGACCACCATGACGCCCCATCGCCCTGGGAGGCGACCTCCGACCTGGTCTATGTGCGGATGCATGGGCCGGGCGGCCATTATCATGGTCGTTATCCCCGGGCGGAGCTGGAGACGCTGGCCGAACGGGTCAGGGGATGGCGGCGCGGCAGGCGCGACGTGCATGTGTACTTCGACAACGACCAGAAGAGCGCCGCGCCCCAGGACGCCAAGGTGTTGAAAAAGCTGACCGAGCCTGCCTGA
- a CDS encoding NAD(P)H-quinone oxidoreductase, with protein MTAIAVENGSGPAEALKPVTVARPVPKAGEILIRVAAAGVNRPDLLQRLGAYPPPPGAPDTLGLEVAGEVVVGAGRWSAGDKVCALLGGGGYAEYAVVDARHALPIPKGLSLTEAAALPETVFTVFANVFEHGALKEGETLLVHGATSGIGTTAIQMAKAAGAKVIATARGADKAAQAKTLGADIAVDASKEDFAEAAKAAGGVDVVLDMVGASYFDQNLDALKTGGRIVYIASLGGGTLNVPVFGLMRKRAVLTGSTLRPRDADEKARLTAEVERRVWPWVEAGALKPLIDATFPLGEADKAHAHLEGGSHVGKIVLTT; from the coding sequence ATGACCGCGATCGCGGTGGAGAACGGTTCCGGCCCCGCCGAGGCGCTGAAGCCGGTCACCGTGGCCCGCCCTGTTCCCAAAGCGGGAGAGATCCTGATCCGGGTCGCCGCCGCCGGGGTGAACCGTCCCGATCTGCTACAGCGGCTGGGCGCCTATCCGCCGCCGCCGGGCGCGCCGGACACCCTGGGCCTGGAGGTCGCCGGCGAGGTGGTGGTCGGGGCCGGGCGCTGGAGCGCCGGCGACAAGGTTTGCGCCCTGCTGGGCGGGGGCGGCTACGCCGAATACGCCGTGGTCGACGCCCGCCATGCCCTGCCGATCCCCAAGGGGCTCAGCCTGACCGAGGCGGCGGCCCTGCCGGAGACGGTGTTCACGGTCTTCGCCAATGTGTTTGAGCATGGGGCGCTGAAGGAAGGCGAGACCCTGCTGGTGCATGGCGCCACCTCGGGCATCGGCACCACGGCGATCCAGATGGCCAAGGCGGCGGGAGCCAAGGTGATCGCCACCGCGCGCGGGGCGGACAAGGCGGCCCAGGCCAAGACCCTGGGCGCGGACATCGCGGTTGACGCCTCCAAGGAAGACTTCGCGGAGGCCGCCAAGGCGGCCGGCGGGGTCGACGTGGTGCTGGACATGGTCGGCGCCAGCTACTTCGACCAGAACCTGGACGCCCTGAAGACCGGCGGGCGGATCGTCTATATCGCCAGCCTCGGCGGGGGGACGCTGAACGTCCCGGTCTTCGGGCTGATGCGCAAGCGCGCGGTGCTGACCGGCTCCACCCTTCGCCCCCGCGACGCCGACGAGAAGGCGCGACTGACGGCGGAGGTGGAGCGCCGGGTCTGGCCGTGGGTGGAGGCGGGCGCGCTGAAGCCGCTGATCGACGCGACCTTCCCCCTGGGCGAGGCCGACAAGGCTCACGCGCATCTGGAGGGGGGGAGCCATGTGGGGAAGATCGTGCTGACGACCTAA
- a CDS encoding DUF1192 domain-containing protein has protein sequence MDEPVEPRRGRGDALNELLREDLELQGVTELQDRIATLETEIARTRLHLEKKQAGRAAADALFGGFRDD, from the coding sequence ATGGACGAACCGGTCGAACCCCGTCGCGGACGCGGAGACGCCCTGAACGAGCTTCTCAGAGAGGATCTCGAGCTGCAGGGCGTCACCGAACTGCAGGACCGCATCGCCACGCTGGAGACGGAAATCGCGCGAACGCGGCTGCATCTCGAAAAGAAACAGGCCGGCCGCGCCGCCGCCGACGCCCTGTTCGGCGGCTTCCGCGACGATTGA
- a CDS encoding DUF1465 family protein, which translates to MSDVPMAASTVWRAGVIEDFARSELFDKTFEEGMELVEVCAAYLDGVGRQDSRLLSRNAALAYAAESMRLTTRLMQVASWLLVQRAVREGDMEPSAACESRYRVGEEAAAPTAEAEAHEGLPSSLLELVGRSERLYERVRHLDQRMYVDGETAVEAPNPVLSQFTRLQDVFGKAS; encoded by the coding sequence ATGAGTGACGTGCCCATGGCGGCGTCGACGGTCTGGCGGGCTGGCGTGATCGAGGATTTCGCCCGCTCCGAACTGTTCGACAAGACCTTCGAGGAAGGCATGGAGCTGGTCGAGGTCTGCGCCGCCTATCTGGACGGCGTCGGCCGCCAGGACTCCCGCCTGCTGTCGCGCAACGCCGCCCTGGCCTACGCGGCCGAGAGCATGCGCCTGACCACCCGCCTGATGCAGGTGGCCTCGTGGCTGCTGGTGCAGCGCGCGGTGCGCGAGGGCGACATGGAGCCGTCCGCCGCCTGCGAGTCCCGTTATCGTGTGGGTGAAGAAGCCGCGGCCCCTACCGCCGAGGCGGAGGCCCACGAAGGCCTGCCCTCCAGCCTGCTCGAACTCGTCGGCCGCTCCGAGCGCCTTTACGAGCGCGTCCGCCATCTGGACCAGCGCATGTACGTGGACGGCGAAACCGCCGTCGAGGCCCCGAACCCGGTCCTGTCCCAGTTCACCCGCCTGCAGGACGTGTTCGGCAAGGCGTCCTGA
- the rpmE gene encoding 50S ribosomal protein L31: protein MKQDTHPDYHFINVVMTDGTTYQTRSTYGKEGATLNLDIDPKTHPAWTGGNAHLLDRGGRVSRFNAKFAGFTTKK, encoded by the coding sequence ATGAAACAAGACACGCACCCCGACTATCACTTCATCAACGTCGTCATGACGGATGGCACGACCTACCAGACCCGTTCGACCTACGGGAAAGAGGGCGCCACCCTGAACCTCGACATCGACCCGAAGACCCATCCGGCATGGACCGGCGGCAACGCCCACCTGCTGGACCGCGGCGGCCGCGTTTCGCGCTTCAACGCGAAGTTCGCCGGCTTCACGACCAAGAAATAA